The Deltaproteobacteria bacterium DNA segment AATAAAGAGACCGATTACGACCATAAAAGGCACCGAGGCCAAAAGAATAAATACCTGTCCTAATCGGAAGGATGATAAAGGGCCGAGGTCGCTCATGGAAGAGCCGAACATTAAGGGCATCCACTCTCCCAGCCCGGAACCCCCTCTGGTAAGGCCCCACAGGAGAGGCCAGAAGATGGAAAAACACAGGCCGATGGAACCAACCAACACGGCGAAGACCAGGGGAGACATTATGCCGCCCCTGATAGGCATCCGGGCAAAAAACTCTCCCGGTTGAAAAAGAACCATCCGGACTGTAATGAAAAAATCAGCGAAAAAACCGCCCTGCCGGCCCTCCCAGGGAATGTTGATCCAGGACGCAGCGGCTTGACCGGCCTCCTCGACACCTGGCATTACGACCGGTGCGCCTCTCTCCGGTTCCATTTGCTCCACCGGCGAAGCCTGCTCCTCAAAAGCAAACGTCTCTGAA contains these protein-coding regions:
- a CDS encoding YIP1 family protein, which translates into the protein MEPERGAPVVMPGVEEAGQAAASWINIPWEGRQGGFFADFFITVRMVLFQPGEFFARMPIRGGIMSPLVFAVLVGSIGLCFSIFWPLLWGLTRGGSGLGEWMPLMFGSSMSDLGPLSSFRLGQVFILLASVPFMVVIGLFIYSLFTHFLLILVWGNKSGFEATFRVLSYVMAGYIFNIVPIIGGLVSGIWMIVLQVIGLSQAHGIGVLRVLFAILFLPFILLLLIAVAFIGLLGLIPLLLWG